CACAGCGTTGACGAGGGCCGTGTTGGTGCCGGTGGTCATGGGGAGCCTCTCCATTAAACAATGTAATGATTCTGGGTAAATGCATACAAAGGTTGTCCGGTCGAAATCAAGTGTCAAATCCCGTAATCATGCAATTATCCTATGCCATATTCCCTCAATGATTGAAAAGATCGGCATCTTGCATCATTGCGATGATGGCTGTGCGTATACGCAAGTATCTATCACGGGTTTCGGCGACTCAATTCGTTGACGCCCAATGGTGTGAAAGGCTATCTTCGCTGCGCCGCAACATACCCCCGGTTGGAGGAATTCAAGATGGCCAGCAAGCAGGCAGAGCAGCTTTTTGACTTCGACATCAGCAAGTATATGGGCGACTTCAAGGTTCCCGGCGTTGACGTGGAAACCCTGGTCGGCAGCCAGCGCAAGAACATCGAAGCGCTGACCCAAGCCAACAAGCTGGCCTATGACGGCCTGCAGGCGGTGCTGAAGCGTCAGGTTGAAATCCTGCGCCAGACCATGGACGAAGTGGCCGTGGTGTCCAAGGACATCGCCGAGCCCGGCAACCCCCAGGACAAGGCGGCCAAGCAGGCCGAACTGGCCAAGGAAGCCTTCGAGCGTTCGTTGTCCAACATGCGCGAACTGGCCGAGATGATCGCCAAGGCCAATAACGAAGCCTTCGAGCTGCTGAACCGCCGCTTCACCCAGAACCTGGATGAAATGCGCGACGTGTTCGTCAAGGCCTCGAAGAAGTAAGCTTCGTGCCCCAGCGTGCGGCCGCCTTGCCCCTGGCAATGGCGGCCGTTTTCGTTTGACCAAGGTCACAGCCCTTTGCGAAATCGTCGCATTATAAAAATTCTAGGCTGTGATGGCGACCGTGACTGGGGTAGCTTGCAGCCGG
This is a stretch of genomic DNA from Magnetospirillum gryphiswaldense MSR-1 v2. It encodes these proteins:
- a CDS encoding phasin family protein is translated as MASKQAEQLFDFDISKYMGDFKVPGVDVETLVGSQRKNIEALTQANKLAYDGLQAVLKRQVEILRQTMDEVAVVSKDIAEPGNPQDKAAKQAELAKEAFERSLSNMRELAEMIAKANNEAFELLNRRFTQNLDEMRDVFVKASKK